Proteins from one Mesotoga infera genomic window:
- a CDS encoding ROK family glucokinase has translation MSNLVIGVDLGGTETKIGIVEENGRILSKSIIPTKVFEGRIAVVTRIAEAIKQLIMETGSSVGEIIGIGVGSPGSIDHETGTVLFSPNLPDWSGFELTVILEKLTGIRTFVENDANAFVLGEWAFGAFKGCKHMIGLTLGTGVGGGVITHGTLMTGKNGYGGELGHTIVQIGGPLCGCGSHGCLEALASATAVVNMAREYSKRFSKSLIYQAPQLTARVVFDCAKAGDLAASMIVERVTDALAAAIGNFVHIFNPEHIVIGGGMSRAGSILIDGIRKKLPRFVMPSFSDTFQVNLSELVENAGITGAASIVFYRLS, from the coding sequence ATGTCGAATCTGGTAATCGGAGTCGATCTTGGTGGAACCGAGACCAAAATAGGCATTGTGGAAGAGAACGGAAGGATACTTTCCAAGAGTATAATACCCACCAAGGTTTTCGAAGGAAGAATAGCGGTAGTGACACGTATTGCGGAAGCTATCAAGCAGTTAATAATGGAGACTGGGAGCTCTGTTGGTGAGATTATCGGCATTGGCGTTGGTTCGCCAGGTTCAATCGATCACGAAACCGGTACCGTGCTTTTCTCCCCAAACCTTCCCGACTGGTCTGGCTTCGAATTGACCGTCATTCTTGAAAAGCTGACCGGTATAAGAACTTTCGTAGAGAACGACGCCAACGCTTTTGTTCTCGGGGAGTGGGCCTTCGGTGCCTTCAAAGGTTGCAAACACATGATCGGTTTGACGCTGGGAACGGGTGTGGGCGGTGGGGTGATAACCCACGGGACTCTCATGACCGGCAAGAATGGCTACGGCGGTGAACTTGGCCACACCATAGTCCAGATAGGAGGTCCATTGTGTGGCTGTGGTTCGCATGGGTGTCTGGAAGCTCTAGCGTCGGCAACAGCGGTTGTAAATATGGCGCGAGAGTATTCGAAGAGGTTTTCGAAATCGCTCATCTACCAGGCTCCACAGCTTACGGCCAGAGTTGTGTTCGATTGTGCCAAGGCGGGAGACCTCGCAGCCTCTATGATAGTTGAAAGAGTTACGGATGCGCTGGCCGCCGCGATCGGTAATTTCGTACACATTTTCAATCCCGAACATATCGTAATCGGTGGGGGTATGAGCAGAGCCGGAAGTATCCTAATTGATGGAATCAGAAAAAAACTACCGCGATTCGTAATGCCGTCTTTCAGCGATACATTCCAGGTCAACCTCAGCGAGCTGGTTGAAAACGCCGGTATAACCGGTGCAGCTTCGATAGTCTTCTACAGATTGAGTTGA
- the rho gene encoding transcription termination factor Rho, with amino-acid sequence MPIREIYKLARKYDVANYTQMAKKDLIFAVLKAQTESYGYFFDQGVLEITDGGYGFLRTLENNLLPSSNDIYVSQSQIRRFNLTSGDTVAGQVRPPKEGEKYFALLRIEAINHKAINFAAERITFQNLTPIFPEEQLISESDSHVLSTRMLDLFSPIGKGQRGLIVSPPKAGKTVLLKELANGIAENHPDTIRIILLIDERPEEVTDLKRTTSAHVLAAPFDMHPEKQIKVAEMTLEMAKRLVEFNYDVVILLDSITRLARAYNLYVPPSGKLLSGGVDPSALYKPKHFFGAARNIEEGGSLTIIATALVETGSKMDEVIFEEFKGTGNMELVLSRQLANKRMFPAINLTLSGTRKEELLLPQDILRKVWVLRRMLSAMSEEEGLRLIMDKLRGTASNEEFLDLIEMEKKQY; translated from the coding sequence ATGCCAATAAGAGAGATCTACAAACTGGCCAGAAAATACGACGTCGCCAATTACACGCAAATGGCCAAGAAGGATCTCATCTTCGCCGTTCTCAAGGCTCAGACAGAATCCTATGGATACTTCTTCGATCAGGGAGTCCTGGAAATCACCGATGGTGGTTACGGCTTTCTGAGAACTCTTGAGAACAATCTGTTGCCGAGTTCGAACGATATCTACGTCAGTCAATCGCAGATCAGACGATTCAACCTTACCAGTGGAGACACCGTTGCCGGTCAGGTGAGACCACCGAAAGAAGGGGAAAAGTACTTTGCCCTTCTCCGAATCGAAGCGATCAACCATAAGGCCATCAACTTCGCTGCCGAAAGGATCACTTTCCAGAACCTGACCCCCATATTTCCGGAAGAACAGTTAATATCGGAATCGGATTCGCACGTTCTAAGCACAAGAATGCTCGATCTCTTTTCTCCAATCGGGAAGGGTCAGAGAGGTCTCATAGTTTCTCCTCCCAAAGCCGGAAAGACGGTGCTTCTGAAAGAACTGGCAAATGGAATCGCCGAAAACCATCCCGACACAATCAGAATAATACTTCTGATCGATGAAAGACCCGAGGAAGTGACGGACCTCAAGAGAACTACCAGCGCGCACGTTCTTGCCGCTCCGTTCGATATGCATCCCGAAAAACAGATAAAAGTTGCGGAAATGACTCTGGAAATGGCGAAGAGGCTGGTTGAGTTCAACTACGACGTGGTGATCCTTCTGGACAGTATCACCAGACTCGCCAGGGCTTACAACCTTTACGTCCCCCCCAGTGGAAAGCTTCTCTCGGGCGGAGTGGATCCATCGGCGTTGTACAAGCCCAAGCATTTCTTCGGTGCCGCCCGGAACATAGAAGAGGGCGGAAGCCTCACTATAATCGCAACGGCCTTGGTAGAAACAGGAAGCAAGATGGACGAAGTGATTTTCGAGGAGTTCAAAGGCACCGGAAACATGGAACTCGTTCTCTCCAGGCAACTGGCCAACAAGAGAATGTTCCCCGCGATCAATCTGACTCTCTCCGGTACTAGAAAAGAGGAACTGCTTCTTCCGCAGGATATTCTGAGAAAAGTGTGGGTGTTGAGGCGTATGTTGTCGGCCATGTCTGAAGAAGAAGGGCTGAGATTGATCATGGACAAATTGAGAGGGACTGCCAGCAACGAAGAGTTCCTGGATCTTATCGAAATGGAGAAAAAACAATACTGA
- the fsa gene encoding fructose-6-phosphate aldolase translates to MKIFLDTANIEQIRNGMKLGLVDGVTTNPTLISKENAKFEERIVEICEAVKGPVSAEVIATDFDNMLSQARELASLNEHVVVKIPMTPDGIRAVKALSEEGIKTNVTLIFSSLQGLLAAKAGATYVSPFVGRLDDVGNDGMQLVAELNEIFGNYGFATEIIVASVRHPRHVLQAAMIGADIATIPYEVLLRLFNHPLTDNGLRRFQNDWQEYERKQRS, encoded by the coding sequence ATGAAGATATTTCTCGATACTGCGAACATCGAACAGATAAGAAATGGAATGAAATTAGGACTTGTGGACGGTGTTACTACCAATCCAACGCTGATTTCGAAAGAAAATGCGAAGTTCGAAGAGCGCATCGTGGAGATATGTGAAGCCGTAAAGGGTCCCGTTTCTGCCGAAGTTATAGCGACCGATTTCGACAATATGCTATCTCAGGCAAGAGAGCTGGCCTCTCTCAACGAACATGTCGTAGTAAAAATTCCGATGACGCCCGACGGGATAAGGGCCGTGAAAGCTCTCAGCGAAGAAGGAATAAAGACGAACGTCACTCTTATTTTCAGTTCGTTACAGGGACTTCTGGCGGCCAAAGCCGGCGCAACCTATGTCAGCCCCTTCGTTGGAAGGCTGGACGACGTGGGAAACGACGGAATGCAACTGGTTGCCGAGCTGAATGAAATCTTCGGTAACTACGGTTTCGCGACGGAGATAATAGTTGCAAGTGTGAGACATCCAAGACATGTTCTTCAAGCGGCTATGATCGGCGCGGACATCGCAACCATCCCTTATGAAGTATTGTTGAGACTTTTCAACCATCCGTTGACTGACAACGGGTTGAGGAGATTCCAGAACGACTGGCAGGAATACGAAAGAAAGCAACGCTCGTAA
- the rplQ gene encoding 50S ribosomal protein L17, translating to MRHRVSGSRLNMPHSQRVALMKNLARELFEHGTIVTTVTKAKELRPFVESIITRAKKATTITQELGTKSTGSPEAMELKSRNLALRREINRNFNDRKLVKKICDEVAVKYLTRNGGYTRIVKLGMRRGDASEMAVLQLVDSEEKKETK from the coding sequence ATGCGTCATAGAGTAAGTGGATCCAGATTGAATATGCCCCACAGCCAGCGAGTGGCTCTGATGAAAAATCTGGCCAGAGAACTTTTCGAACACGGTACCATTGTCACTACGGTCACCAAGGCCAAAGAGCTGAGACCGTTCGTGGAATCTATAATTACCAGGGCGAAGAAGGCTACCACGATAACCCAGGAACTGGGTACGAAGAGTACTGGAAGCCCAGAAGCCATGGAACTCAAGTCCAGAAATCTTGCCCTTCGAAGAGAGATAAACAGGAACTTCAACGACAGGAAGCTTGTAAAGAAGATCTGCGATGAAGTTGCAGTGAAATACTTGACCAGAAACGGTGGATACACCAGAATTGTTAAACTGGGCATGCGAAGGGGAGACGCCAGCGAGATGGCCGTCCTCCAGCTTGTGGACAGCGAGGAGAAGAAAGAGACGAAGTGA
- a CDS encoding DNA-directed RNA polymerase subunit alpha gives MIASIMPKNLRVEEEKEDQNSYYTRFVLSPMERGYAITIGNSLRRVLLSSIPSMAITKLKIPGKYHEYDVIEGVKEDILEIILNLKKVQLKPALEFSDPVKLTLEKVGPGVVSAGDIKTPTGVEVVNPSQYIATLNTDSIVYIELFAEIGKGFVPVSEMEIDHDVEMIYIDGIFSPVLKVNFQTENVRVGKRTDYDKLVLEVWTKKSIKPSEALLRATDILTRHFEVVSNGLGQQNQVSAVTPVEPEEEELIQEEAQMASESPQTEEVDSNPLTSKRVEELDLSVRSLNCLKRDKINTIGDLIDKTEADLLKIRNFGEKSMLEVVKKLRDKFNIILKKE, from the coding sequence ATGATAGCATCTATAATGCCCAAGAACCTGCGAGTCGAAGAGGAAAAGGAAGATCAAAATAGCTACTACACAAGGTTCGTACTCTCTCCAATGGAGAGGGGCTACGCGATCACCATCGGTAATTCGTTGAGGAGAGTGCTTCTCTCATCGATACCCAGTATGGCTATAACCAAACTCAAGATTCCGGGTAAGTACCATGAGTACGATGTGATTGAGGGTGTGAAAGAGGATATCCTGGAGATAATACTCAACCTGAAGAAAGTCCAGTTAAAACCTGCTCTGGAGTTCTCCGACCCCGTGAAACTCACTCTAGAAAAAGTCGGACCGGGAGTTGTTTCGGCCGGGGACATCAAGACGCCGACCGGTGTGGAAGTGGTGAATCCTTCTCAGTATATAGCAACGCTCAATACTGATTCGATAGTTTATATCGAACTCTTCGCGGAAATCGGTAAGGGCTTTGTACCGGTTTCAGAGATGGAGATCGATCACGATGTTGAGATGATCTATATAGATGGTATCTTCAGTCCTGTGCTGAAGGTGAATTTTCAGACAGAGAACGTTCGTGTGGGAAAGAGAACGGACTACGACAAGCTGGTACTCGAAGTCTGGACGAAGAAGTCTATCAAACCGTCGGAGGCCTTGCTCCGTGCGACGGATATTCTTACCAGACATTTCGAAGTTGTCTCGAACGGCCTGGGTCAGCAGAATCAGGTTTCGGCTGTTACCCCTGTTGAACCGGAAGAGGAAGAGTTGATACAGGAAGAAGCACAGATGGCGAGCGAATCTCCGCAAACTGAAGAGGTCGATTCCAATCCGCTCACCTCTAAAAGAGTTGAAGAGCTTGATCTCTCGGTTAGATCCCTGAACTGTCTGAAGAGAGATAAGATAAACACTATCGGAGATCTGATAGACAAAACAGAAGCTGATTTGCTGAAGATCAGGAACTTCGGCGAAAAATCGATGCTGGAGGTTGTCAAGAAACTGCGTGACAAATTCAACATCATACTCAAGAAAGAATGA
- the rpsD gene encoding 30S ribosomal protein S4, whose protein sequence is MARYTGPVCKLCRREGFKLYLKGERCFSPRCGQIKRPVAPGQHGASTRKLTQYGMQLRSKQVVKRIYGVLERQFRRYFEMAVRKQEETGNALLKILESRLDNTVFRMGFASSRRQARQLVSHGHVMVNGRRVNKPSFNLRVGDVVEIKEKSRVVLPVKEAVEAAKERAAYPWLEVNYEDFKGTYLRYPAREEVEIPVDLQSIIELYSK, encoded by the coding sequence ATGGCCAGATATACAGGACCTGTTTGTAAACTCTGTCGTCGTGAAGGTTTCAAACTATATTTAAAAGGTGAGAGATGTTTTTCTCCAAGATGCGGCCAAATCAAGAGACCGGTGGCACCGGGGCAGCACGGAGCTTCTACTCGCAAACTGACTCAGTACGGAATGCAGCTCAGGTCGAAGCAGGTTGTCAAGAGGATTTACGGAGTCCTCGAAAGACAGTTCAGAAGATACTTCGAAATGGCTGTAAGAAAACAGGAAGAAACGGGTAACGCGCTCTTGAAGATACTCGAGTCGAGGCTCGACAATACCGTTTTTAGAATGGGGTTTGCCTCTAGCAGGAGACAGGCGAGGCAACTCGTTAGCCACGGACACGTTATGGTGAACGGTAGAAGAGTGAACAAGCCCTCCTTCAACTTAAGAGTCGGTGATGTTGTGGAAATTAAGGAAAAGAGCAGGGTGGTACTGCCAGTTAAGGAGGCAGTAGAAGCTGCCAAAGAAAGAGCGGCATATCCATGGCTAGAAGTCAATTACGAGGATTTCAAGGGTACTTATCTCAGGTATCCGGCCAGAGAAGAAGTGGAGATTCCTGTTGATCTACAGTCCATTATCGAACTCTACTCCAAGTAA
- the rpsK gene encoding 30S ribosomal protein S11, which yields MAKRPAAKKRRKLTSDKGIVHIKSSFNNTIITLTDPDGNTLMWTSGGTAGYSGSKKSTPYAAQLGADKIAKEAIKLGITRVGIEVKGPGSGREAAIRTIQAAGLTIETLKDITPLPHNGCRPRRRRRV from the coding sequence ATGGCAAAGAGACCAGCAGCCAAGAAAAGAAGAAAACTCACTTCAGACAAAGGGATTGTACATATAAAATCCTCTTTCAATAACACCATAATCACCCTGACCGATCCTGATGGAAACACACTTATGTGGACGTCCGGCGGGACGGCGGGTTATTCAGGCTCGAAGAAGTCAACTCCGTATGCGGCTCAACTTGGCGCCGATAAAATCGCTAAAGAAGCTATAAAACTCGGTATCACCAGGGTTGGAATCGAAGTTAAGGGACCGGGCTCCGGTCGTGAGGCGGCCATAAGGACGATACAGGCGGCAGGTTTGACCATCGAGACGCTGAAGGATATTACACCATTGCCCCACAATGGTTGCCGACCAAGAAGAAGAAGAAGAGTGTAA
- the rpsM gene encoding 30S ribosomal protein S13 produces the protein MARILGVELPNNKKTFVALTYIYGIGYTRANEILAGTEIDGDKRAKDLTDEEVSKIAKFINEHYKVEGELRTEVDRSIKRLIEIGSYRGYRHRNGLPVRGQKTHSNGRTRKGSRSSKIRKKS, from the coding sequence ATGGCACGTATTCTCGGTGTTGAACTTCCTAACAATAAAAAGACTTTCGTTGCCCTGACCTATATTTACGGTATAGGGTACACAAGAGCTAATGAGATTCTTGCCGGAACGGAAATCGACGGCGACAAAAGGGCGAAGGATCTGACCGACGAAGAAGTCAGTAAAATAGCGAAGTTCATAAACGAACACTATAAGGTCGAAGGTGAATTGAGAACGGAGGTTGACCGCTCGATCAAGAGACTGATCGAGATAGGCAGCTACAGGGGTTACAGGCACAGAAATGGTTTGCCTGTCAGGGGTCAAAAGACTCATTCAAATGGAAGAACCAGAAAGGGTTCCAGATCGAGCAAAATCCGTAAGAAGAGCTAG
- the rpmJ gene encoding 50S ribosomal protein L36, giving the protein MKVRASVKKRCEHCKIIRRNGRIRIVCEKNPKHNQRQG; this is encoded by the coding sequence TTGAAAGTCCGCGCTTCGGTAAAGAAGAGATGTGAACACTGCAAGATCATAAGGCGCAATGGGAGAATAAGAATAGTCTGCGAGAAAAATCCCAAACATAATCAACGTCAGGGTTGA
- the infA gene encoding translation initiation factor IF-1 has protein sequence MSDKSDIIKMDGTVLESMPNATFRVELENGHTVLAHISGKMRKNFIRLIPGDRVVVEVSIYDLTKGRIVYRKRIDKGGETN, from the coding sequence ATGTCGGACAAAAGCGATATCATAAAGATGGATGGAACGGTGCTTGAATCTATGCCCAACGCAACCTTCAGGGTCGAACTGGAAAATGGACACACCGTTCTCGCTCACATCTCCGGAAAAATGCGCAAGAACTTCATCAGGTTGATCCCCGGCGATAGGGTCGTAGTAGAGGTCTCGATCTACGATCTAACCAAAGGAAGAATTGTTTATCGAAAAAGGATAGACAAAGGAGGAGAAACGAATTGA
- the map gene encoding type I methionyl aminopeptidase, with product MVRLKSPEEIGKIEVAAKIVAEVLFTLSEYASVGATAYDMERVATELIAKKGGTPAFKGYGGYPYTLCVSVNEEVIHGFPLKEKVFEAGDIVSIDCGVVKDGYYGDAAKTFVVGEFLNEKDRLLLLKTEESLYEGIRMAMAGNRLGDIGNAVQTCVESAGFSVIRDYVGHGVGTSLHEDPQVANYGRKGSGMLLRVGMTLAIEPMVASGHYDVELLEDGWTAVTADGSRAAHFEHDIAIMEDGPRILSRL from the coding sequence ATGGTCAGGTTGAAATCTCCAGAGGAAATAGGTAAAATCGAAGTTGCTGCCAAAATCGTTGCAGAAGTCCTTTTCACTCTTTCAGAATACGCATCGGTTGGAGCAACCGCTTATGATATGGAGCGGGTGGCGACCGAGTTGATTGCAAAAAAAGGCGGCACGCCTGCTTTCAAGGGATACGGCGGGTACCCGTACACTCTGTGTGTGTCGGTCAACGAAGAAGTTATTCACGGATTTCCCCTGAAAGAGAAGGTGTTTGAGGCCGGCGACATAGTATCTATCGATTGCGGAGTCGTGAAGGATGGCTACTACGGTGATGCCGCAAAGACTTTCGTTGTGGGTGAGTTTTTGAACGAGAAAGATAGATTACTTCTCCTGAAAACTGAGGAGTCATTATATGAAGGAATAAGAATGGCGATGGCCGGTAACCGTCTGGGTGATATCGGTAATGCCGTTCAAACCTGTGTTGAAAGTGCTGGCTTTTCCGTAATTAGGGACTATGTAGGGCATGGAGTAGGTACAAGCCTTCATGAGGATCCACAGGTCGCAAATTACGGTCGAAAGGGCAGCGGAATGTTGTTGAGGGTCGGAATGACACTTGCGATCGAGCCGATGGTTGCTAGTGGCCATTACGATGTGGAACTCCTGGAAGATGGATGGACAGCCGTTACGGCTGATGGTTCGCGTGCGGCACACTTCGAACACGACATAGCCATAATGGAAGACGGTCCCAGAATTCTTTCGAGACTGTGA
- a CDS encoding adenylate kinase — protein sequence MNIVLMGPPGAGKGTQAKRIAHKYNIPHISTGDMLREAVAAGNDLGLKVKEIMEKGLLVPDTLMIGLVKERLSRGDAKNGFILDGFPRTVEQAEALDKMLGELDRKIDVVLLVNSSEEVVVNRISSRRVCPKCGKVYNLLTIKPQIDGLCDVDGSELVQRDDDLPETVRSRYRVYAEKTAPVIDYYSNSEVFFLDIDGSGNIDEVAEEIFGLLGNV from the coding sequence ATGAATATCGTTCTGATGGGTCCTCCCGGTGCCGGTAAGGGGACACAGGCAAAGCGAATAGCCCATAAATACAATATTCCGCACATATCCACAGGAGATATGTTGAGGGAAGCCGTGGCTGCTGGCAACGACCTTGGGCTGAAGGTCAAAGAGATTATGGAAAAAGGGCTGCTCGTTCCTGATACCCTTATGATTGGTCTGGTGAAGGAAAGATTATCAAGAGGGGACGCGAAGAATGGATTCATACTTGATGGGTTTCCAAGGACTGTCGAACAGGCCGAAGCTTTGGATAAGATGCTTGGAGAGCTCGACAGGAAAATCGATGTTGTGCTTTTGGTGAATTCCAGCGAAGAAGTAGTGGTTAACAGGATTTCCAGCAGAAGGGTCTGTCCGAAATGTGGCAAGGTATACAATTTACTCACTATCAAACCACAAATCGATGGGCTGTGCGATGTCGACGGCTCGGAACTGGTACAGAGAGATGACGATCTTCCGGAGACTGTGAGGTCTAGATACCGCGTTTATGCCGAAAAAACAGCTCCCGTGATCGACTATTATTCCAACAGTGAAGTCTTCTTTCTCGATATCGATGGTTCAGGCAATATTGATGAAGTGGCCGAAGAGATTTTCGGGCTTCTGGGGAATGTTTGA
- the secY gene encoding preprotein translocase subunit SecY, with product MWNALKNAFKIPELRDRILFTFLALAVFRLGVYIPIPGINIQAWATYFGTLSQGGAGGFIGFFDVFTGGAVEQFSIFLMSVTPYINAQIMLQLLTAVVPSLKEMLKEGEEGKKKYARYTRYLTIGLAGLQGFLISFGLSSNGAIMALPSRFLFVILATTTLIGGTMFLLWLGERITEKGIGNGISVLIFGGIVARYPASIAEIVVSLSPLQWAILLAIALFTVVAVIYVQMGERRIEVQYARRVTGRRVYGGVSTHIPIKVNQGGVIPIIFSSAIMMLPQFIATAFPVGSSGRSIMETLFAQTSPLYILLYGGMVFFFTFFYSSLVFDVREVSDNIKNYGGYIPGIRPGFSTQQYIQRVLNRVVFMGAVFLVVIALLPLVIGGVFGIRGLAIGGTSTLIAVGVAIDILQQMETHLMVRHYEGFVKKGKLRGRR from the coding sequence ATGTGGAATGCCCTGAAGAACGCGTTCAAGATACCAGAGCTCAGAGATAGAATTCTCTTCACCTTCTTGGCATTGGCAGTCTTTAGACTTGGAGTCTATATACCGATACCGGGCATCAATATTCAGGCCTGGGCCACGTATTTCGGTACTCTTTCACAGGGAGGAGCCGGTGGATTCATAGGCTTTTTCGATGTCTTTACCGGCGGTGCTGTGGAACAGTTTTCTATATTCCTTATGAGCGTTACCCCTTACATAAACGCCCAGATCATGCTGCAGCTTCTGACTGCCGTGGTCCCCAGTCTTAAGGAGATGCTCAAAGAAGGAGAAGAAGGTAAGAAAAAGTACGCTCGCTATACCAGATATCTAACAATTGGACTTGCGGGTCTTCAAGGATTCCTGATATCTTTCGGTCTTTCCTCTAACGGAGCGATTATGGCACTACCTAGCAGATTTCTGTTTGTAATTCTGGCCACCACCACCCTGATCGGAGGTACGATGTTCCTTCTGTGGTTGGGTGAAAGAATAACTGAGAAGGGTATTGGAAACGGTATCTCGGTATTGATCTTCGGTGGAATAGTTGCGAGATACCCGGCCTCCATAGCAGAGATCGTTGTATCACTGTCACCCTTGCAGTGGGCAATACTTCTGGCGATCGCTCTTTTCACAGTGGTGGCGGTAATCTACGTCCAGATGGGTGAGAGAAGGATCGAGGTTCAGTATGCCAGAAGAGTGACGGGCAGAAGAGTGTACGGTGGAGTCTCCACACATATCCCGATAAAGGTCAATCAGGGTGGAGTCATCCCGATCATTTTCAGTTCGGCCATAATGATGCTTCCGCAATTCATCGCCACAGCTTTCCCGGTCGGAAGCAGCGGTAGAAGCATTATGGAAACGTTATTCGCTCAAACCTCGCCACTCTATATACTCCTCTATGGTGGAATGGTGTTCTTCTTCACCTTTTTTTACAGCTCGCTCGTTTTCGATGTCAGGGAAGTCTCGGATAATATCAAGAACTATGGAGGGTATATCCCTGGAATAAGACCGGGTTTCTCTACCCAGCAGTACATACAAAGAGTTCTGAACCGCGTCGTTTTCATGGGAGCCGTGTTTCTGGTCGTGATCGCCTTATTGCCTCTGGTAATAGGCGGCGTTTTTGGAATAAGAGGTCTGGCGATAGGCGGAACATCCACATTGATCGCCGTCGGTGTTGCCATCGACATACTACAGCAGATGGAAACGCACCTCATGGTCAGACACTATGAGGGTTTTGTCAAGAAAGGCAAACTCCGTGGAAGGAGGTAA
- the rplO gene encoding 50S ribosomal protein L15, with protein sequence MAFNIDDLKPTPGSRKRSKRIGRGTGSGMGKTATRGHKGQGRATGKVSARFEGGQTPLFRRIPVKGFKNRDAVEYATVNLSILEERFESGSEVTPEILLKMRILKNLKDGVKILARGEITKSLNIKANAFSASAKEKIESAGGKAEVI encoded by the coding sequence ATGGCTTTTAACATTGACGATTTAAAACCGACTCCCGGCTCGAGAAAAAGAAGCAAGAGAATAGGGCGCGGTACCGGTTCGGGTATGGGTAAAACTGCTACTAGAGGTCACAAAGGCCAGGGCAGGGCAACAGGAAAGGTCTCCGCTCGCTTCGAAGGCGGACAGACACCTCTTTTCAGGCGGATACCTGTTAAAGGATTCAAGAATAGAGACGCCGTTGAATATGCGACTGTCAACCTTTCGATACTGGAAGAGAGATTCGAGAGTGGAAGCGAAGTTACGCCAGAAATACTCTTGAAGATGAGGATTTTGAAGAACCTCAAGGACGGAGTGAAAATTCTGGCCAGAGGGGAGATAACGAAATCCCTGAATATAAAGGCCAACGCTTTCAGCGCTTCTGCGAAAGAGAAGATTGAATCTGCCGGTGGAAAGGCAGAGGTGATCTGA
- the rpmD gene encoding 50S ribosomal protein L30 — protein sequence MAKSIRVKLVKSPIGYNRRQLKTVKALGLGKLDSEMVHQDTPQIRGMINAVRHLLAVEELAD from the coding sequence ATGGCAAAGAGTATAAGAGTCAAACTGGTGAAAAGTCCCATAGGCTATAACAGAAGACAGCTCAAGACGGTCAAAGCCCTGGGGCTCGGAAAGCTGGACAGCGAGATGGTTCATCAAGATACGCCCCAGATCAGAGGCATGATAAACGCTGTTCGGCATCTCCTGGCTGTTGAAGAGTTAGCGGACTGA
- the rpsE gene encoding 30S ribosomal protein S5: MSEEMMNDRGSRPSREGRRNPRTSRNAPVEKQVEDNEFEERIIEIRRVTKVVAGGKNLSFRVVAIVGNREGKVGLGIGSAREVPTAIRKAVLEAKKNIVEVSIRNETVPHETVGKQDSARIMLKPAGPGTGIIANSPVRAVVELAGVKNILTKSLGSSNTLNMARAALNGLISLRAPQEFAKLRDISLKAVFHGLGEEDGQ; encoded by the coding sequence ATGTCTGAAGAAATGATGAACGACCGTGGTTCTAGACCCTCCCGTGAAGGCAGGAGAAATCCGAGAACATCCAGGAACGCTCCCGTCGAAAAACAGGTGGAAGATAACGAATTTGAAGAAAGAATAATTGAGATAAGAAGAGTTACGAAGGTCGTGGCCGGAGGAAAGAACCTTTCCTTTAGAGTCGTTGCGATCGTCGGTAACCGTGAGGGCAAGGTCGGTCTCGGTATTGGAAGTGCAAGGGAAGTCCCTACAGCAATAAGAAAAGCCGTTCTTGAGGCGAAGAAGAACATAGTCGAAGTTTCTATCAGAAACGAAACCGTACCTCATGAAACCGTGGGAAAACAGGATTCGGCCAGAATAATGCTGAAACCGGCCGGTCCCGGTACCGGTATTATAGCGAACTCTCCCGTTCGTGCAGTGGTAGAGCTTGCCGGAGTGAAAAACATTCTGACGAAGTCTCTCGGATCTTCTAACACTCTGAATATGGCCAGAGCTGCATTGAATGGTCTTATAAGCTTGAGGGCCCCTCAGGAATTTGCAAAGCTGAGAGATATCTCTCTCAAAGCCGTTTTCCATGGCCTTGGTGAGGAGGATGGTCAGTGA